A stretch of DNA from Pectinophora gossypiella chromosome 23, ilPecGoss1.1, whole genome shotgun sequence:
caccacctatcatataACAGAAaggtacttagtccatcttacgatggacgtacagtcatgagcaatataatgtacccactttaggactctgtcgcactaacatatttgacatttagtgagacttacagttcaatttgtcaaaaaagttaatgtgacatggtaccaaagtgtatacatattaatgctcgtgaccgtacctctgactatcccatttgggatatagtcgtgagtcgtgagcttatgtattgAGCTATTACCTGTGTAAGGAGGGACTGTTCTTCCACAGTCAGCCCATCAGGCAGCTGCAGGATCGTGTGACTCGTGAACACGCTGCGGTGGTAGTATGACAGTGGCTGCAACAACAGTATAACAGTTACTATTACCGGTAGACCGACTAAAGAAAGCTGCTTAGCCGCAGTAAGCCGATTGGTCGGCCCATTAAACCGATTGGTCGGTTCATTAAACCGATTGTTCGGCCCAGTAAACCGATTGTTCGGCCCAGTAAACCGATTGGTCGGCCCAGTAAACCGATTGGTCGGCCCAGTAAACCGATTGGTCGGCACAGTAAACCGATTGGTCGGCCCAGTAAAACGCTTAGTCGGCCCAGTAAGCCGATTGGTCGGCCCAGTAAGCCGATTGGTCGGCCCAGTAAGGTAGTTAGTCGGCCCAGTAAGCAGACTAGTTGCCACTGTAACCCGATTCGATGGCCCAGTAAGCTGATTGGTCGCCCCAGTGAGCAGTTCAATCGGCCTAGAAAGCCGCTTAGGCGGCCCAAAATGCCGATTATTCGGTCTATTTTGCAGCTATTACTGTGTAGGAAAGTACTGTTTCTAAAGTTAGTAATAAGCACGAAACATGAAGAACATAATTAACATCATCTCCTTGGCCGGGCATGTGATGAGCGGATCACACTTATCTCAGCTACTGTAGTAACTTGCAGGACTATTAGATTGCCAATTTGTCCGAAACCACTTTGACCACATGGCCGGCCAAGTGTTGCCCACTGACCACTCCGCACAGCAGCCGGTACATGAGCGCCCCGAAGCTCCAGTAGTCGCACACCCGCACGTCGGTCACCTCGTCCCTCTCACACGAGTacctagaaaataaataaaaaatgaacaaggtgttagtgatatcgtaacgaaaactttgaaggagtcatcaagtggaattttccttcgcaaaagtacggaactgaaaataacaataaaaaaacaaaaaaaatcacgaattttccgacaggacacttgatatcaactcagaatcatggtctgaatcctccccctcagtatccgttacgatgtcagtaataCCGATACGTACTCAtatctgtacgtacttgtacggggagTAAgcgacgtcgtaacgaatactgagggggatgaatcaaCTTATTAttgaagtagaattttccatcgcatttttatgtatgtaccatggtataagaagaccaggtatgctcaaaactgacagctagcatttcaaggttagcccagctgacgtcatcccaccccgcgttgccatttcgtaaaaaaaaattacccacgaccaatgtttttaatttactttgcaaggaaattttgaacttttagtaaaagatatgtgacaaataatagtaattaaatacattagtcagtcattcgcttaattttcaataataacatttacgtcctggaaatgttggagatatcaattgaatggtaacacttacgtcatcaatgggctagcaatggcggcttgtcaacagattgagcatacctgcgggcttagcaccgtaagcacgcgactctttctcgccgcaacagaaatcgtctgtctctttctgtgcagtactgtgagagagtgatggGTGACaaatgtcgaggcgagaaagagtcgcacgcttacggtgctaagttttcttgtcttcttataccatggtatgtATAATGTTTCTTGGATGAAATGAATATGGAAACTATCCTAACCCACCTGTACAACTCCGGCGCTACATACAGCATCACCCCAGGCCTGTGCAGTTTGGATAGAGTCACCTCTATGTCCGAGTACGATGTGAAATATGTCAGGATCACTTGTCCGCCCTCGCCTAGCAGGATGTTCGACGGGTTCAGGTCCCTGGAAGGTAGGAGGGGTGGCTTAGATTAGTCTGTAGTACAATTAACTCTGTCTGTagaactatttctattctattctagtcAATCTTATATGTCACCTATTCCACCTGTCCGTGAAAATATAtgcacagggtgttagtgcctTCTAGACACTGCAAATCATTTGAAAAAGATGTGTGACGCCTGAAGGGTGACACCACCGAATagaaaagaggttggaaaggccgaGTGATAGCTAAACGCGCGCCATTTTGTGCTGCCACCAAAGAATGATTATCGATATAGAATGATATTTTAGGGTATCGAACttagcatagtaccccgctagccacaagttggtagagTGActttggaagttgtatatatgcgtcttgctgtgtaaacttcgatacagcgtttcacgactgcttcatGACTGCATTAtttaatgtggcgccatctgttgcacgtGGGCAGAACTAGCTAGCCAACTAGTTAGGTTCGCCTCACATGTGTAAGCAAATAGTTCTCATCcgtaaactttacgacgcacggagctccgcgcaaatatattaaaaggtcatcttgtgcattataatatgcagggcaatacgttaaatatcgactatcatccATGGAGAACCCTCTTTATCAGAGGAAAGCTAAAAGCCTTAGTCCCCACCTGCACAGCACCCCGCAGTGGTGCAGGCTCTCCAGCGCCGTGAGCAGCTGCGCCGCCCAGCGCCGCACGGCGCCCGCGGGCAGCACGCGGCCCGCCTGAGGGGGGGGCGATGGTATTAACAGCTGATAACTTGTatatatatactgggtgttagtgacatcgtaacgaaaactttgagggatgattcagaccatgattctgagttggtaacAAGTAAATTTTCCTGTTGTAAATTTatgagtttttgtatttttttaaattttccgttccgtacttttgcgacggaaaattccacttgatatcaacccagcaccatagcctgaatcatccctcaaaattttcgttacgatgtcactaacaccctatatgttATGATAAGATTGGAGCATAGGAGATACTTCGTAAAGACAGAATTTACGTACTTTTTTCTTTATCCTTATTACTTGATTACATCGTATAATCTTTGAGACTTAGGCTTTTTATTCTGTGGGGAACTACTTCCTGGCCGCACCCCaacattaattttcttttaatgctTTGACAtacagttttttatttattttttaaatgtagacGTTATATTTACacaagagaggaaggggaagaccaagaagagcttacatggaacaagttgaagagaaggcgaacgttatgtcttataaggaattaaaacacataataacgggttcttaccgcgtttaaatggggatatgagactcccgttattatgtaagaacccgttattatgtgttttaattatgataataaccgcgtaatcttataaggaagttaaagaattggcctttgataaacaagaatggaaaatgctacactgaactgacaagagcgcggctcttaaattagtgatgatggttCACTTACCCTGTTAATAGGAGGCGTCTCGACTCTCCTCTCAACTTTCCCAACATTTTGTACTTTAACCTCTTCCCTATCACTAACGACTTGAATTTTGACGTCTTCCTCTTCCACGGGTTTATCACCAACTATTGACACTTCACTTAAAACTTTATCGACATTTTTCAACAATTTCTGCGAATTCAATACAATTTCTGACACGTCCATATTGTCATAATTATCAGtcttattattgttacttgtatCTACTTCATCTATGTTAGCTATAATACTAATTTCTGAGTCCGTCGCTGACTTTACATTTTCAACTTTGTTAATACTGTCTACGTTTTCATTTTCAACGTCACCTCTTTTGTTTTTCGGTTCTGTGAAGACGTTTTCGAGGTTCACTTCTCTTTGGGGAGTGTTGGGTATAGATTTCGCGTAGTTTTTTATGTAGTCGAATAGTTTCTCGCCCGGAGCGTACGCTAGTATGAGGAATATGAGGTTGTTGGTTTCTATGTAGGAGTGTAAGGGCACCATGTATGGGATGACGGTCGGCAAGATAGGTTGGCGGGTCTCGTTCGTGTTCTGCAGGAAATACTCGTCGAATTCAGTCAGGTTGTTCGGTATTTTTTGGATGAcctaaaaagaaacattttggtactgttacattattattattatttattaagtacagtagCAGCATAAGCTGATGCGTGTGCGTCACTGCActtgggtttttgtttttttataatgttcgtCAAGTCTATTCTTAAATGAGTTCACTGATCATTCATTTACCATAGTAaatgtaattaagtaaattattacttacataatcatcatcatcattgttcattactaacatattatgatacctcatcatcatcagcccattaatgtccccactgctggggcacgggccttaaaccaccacgcgggcccagtgcggattgatggttattaacgactgctaatgcaaccgggaccaacggcttaacgtgccttccaaagcacggaggagctcgtacgttaatgggctggtgatgatgatgaggttgtaTAGAGCGGTTACCTTCATAGCGTAGCATGTCTGCTCAGCTCGGTGCAGCACGAGCATGATGTTGCTGCCGAGCACGGCGATCACCCTGTAGAGCGCCAGCTCGGCGTAGGGCCGCCGCAGCATGCAGGCCGGCAGCGGGCAGTGCAGGCGCCGGCGGGGGAGCGCCTCTTGTAGCAGCTGCggcataaacagcatatatatgtcgtggccagatcagaattgatcatttcatgtgCTCggtcatttcatgaaatagaataagtctggttggccacatcatgatgtagtttggccagatttgggacaaaacgtttaacgatatgagcaattaaatgcatgattacttcatgtaaatgacagacttaaaataaaattagatggcttCTGCAGGAATTACCACCATtggtaacctaacctacctaacctgaaggtgaGACTGGctcggctttttacagaagcgactgcctgcctgatcTTCCAActcgaagagaaaaccagtccaatacaaaTTACGttacataccttcgaaacgcatttctcgggtatgtaggtttcctcgcgatgttttccttcacacctgaatacgtgataatcatttacgaccaaaatatgaatttgaaaacaagttcgaggcctgtgctgggattcgaacctgggacttcaaagtgagaggctctCAATGGACAACCACGGCTATTTGAATATTGGCATCATCATCaagttaagagccacgctcttgtcggtgtagcatttcccattccagtctatcaaaggccaattccttgactctCTCTCTGAATATTGTACAGATAAGAAAACCACTTACGCTCTGTTCGCCATCACATAGATGGTTCTTATACAGACTCTCGGCATACGACAGGTATTTGTTGGTCTTCTCCTTGATCAACGCGCGCCTCTGGGAGTCTGTGTCCGCTATAAAAACagaacaaacatacataaacacacgcccgtgatccgtaatggggtgggcagagctacaagtaatcgaAGACAATCAAGAGGTGTATTTTTATGATGTTtcaaggtgatcagcctgtaatgtcctaaccaaactaagaactacaaagtgatttttgtgatatgggattcgaacccggagcctccggatcgtgagtccaacgctcaactactggaccacagaggccgtgacatgagccatgtcagtggcctttggcggctcaatcataatcctgataccagggttgatgaggctggtataccacctcacaacccacctgTTAAgaagaaaaacggaataatactacgtatagaacggcaactcttcccTCCCCACCAACGTCTGAGCTACGGATGCATCACCCCCCCTCGAagatagtttagacttgaatcgtgaaggcagcgcgcggaacgttgtttttattttttagttttttttttttagtttatatgttcgaattttgaaattggacgccgatgtTATCTCGCCTGATTCAAATATTTGATCTCATAGTAATTGTCGGAAGTAATGACTGTTAAATTAgttattgtaattggcagccctcataAGTCacagaaattcaaattcaaagataTAACCATACCCTttacagtaggtaacatagttacactttaataacgaacatccgcctaaaactactgcagcttctcacaacctgtatagccggggaaaagaagctgcaagaaaaacctcggcacagggccctagacgttctttaaaaaaaaattaacataaaatatttttatacaattgagtaatttagctacctaatatcagacagttaatcccatgcattcatatcttctaaataatcactaactttataataaccttttttgtaaagtttctgtttaactactgtcttaaaacagttgacacgcaaattctgaatgtcaacggaaatcttattgtaaaaacgtatacacacagatgcgcgtgtacgataacttttttgtttttttgacgtgacttattgtagatttgccgcagatggcattaactacttggccggacaaatggggagcgctgaaggctctcacccggtacaacgtttaagacaacaggcctgagggtgcccagttgggcgcgaacctaggctcagggcgtcgtctgagaggaaaaatgtttgaaagaattaatcgaccctagtgggttgatagcgataagcgctgaatgagggaaatcgtcgaccacgccggcggggtcggtatcggggtcctgaagtgtttggtgtcgcgagctgattggctgcctctatggctagagtaatcgggtcgtcgtgtacgataacgtcaatgtgtagtgtctgtgtgaaacgaggttgtttgaacaaagtgtccggggtgtgatattGCTGAGTATAATTGGACCCCAGACGCCTATTGGTCGATCATTCATTCAATTAAGTTTTCGAGATGTATGTTTGAGTTGGGGTCAATTAGAGACATGTGTTTAAGTGGTTTAGTTATTTTCGTTGTACGGGCACGAGCACTAGTATGTACGTTATACGagcactttgataccatgtcacattaacttttttgacaaattaaaccgtcatcatcatcagccgtacgacgcccactgctgggcataggcctcccccaaggatctccacgacgatcggtcctgcgctgcccgcatccagcggcttcccgcgaccttcaccagatcgtcggtccaccttgtagcgggcctacccactgagcgtcgcccgacacgcggccgccactccagaacccttccgccccagcggccatcggttctcctcgccatgtgtcctgcccactgccacttcagctttgcagcTTTGTTTCGgagaaattaaaccgtaagtctcattaaatgtcaaatatgatagtgcgacagggttctaaagtgggtacatgatattactcatgactgtacacagagTTTGGGGTAAAATGATGGAATGGTCAActttcgtgtggattgtaaggtcaATAACCGATCTCACCAATccagtcgaattcagtggtttagacttTATAGCCCAAGCCGGGATTCGGGGTCACGCGTTCCCCGAACAACTCCGAGCTATCACGGATTGTTAACACAACACAAACTCAAGCATAAGCTGTTAATGCAtgaacttctttcaccctaaggttgcctggcagaaattgctgtttagcaataaggccgcctatcgtGCCTAGgagttttcaaggctagagtgaatacgcatttgctaggtaagcgtgatctacCGTAGATCActtaacatcaggtgagattgtggtcaaacgcgagcctattatatttaaaaaaaaaaaaaatatttctttaacagagatggtacataaaaaaaattatattcgtatgtacagtcatgagcaatataatgtacccactttaggactctgtcgcactaacatatttgacatttagtgagacttacagttcaatttgtccaaaaagttaatgtgacatggtaccaaagtataaacatattaatgctcgtgatgaGTCGTGACCGTATATGTCCTGTGTAATGttttgtgtaataaagaattattgattgataaactcacgactatgttcccgattggggtggtcagaggtatATCAATATTACACTTACGTTTATCCTTGGGATCTTTTCGATATTCTTGAAAATACTCGCACACATACAGAAAATCCATTTTGAATGATTCACTacactatacacacacacacacacacgcttatGAAATTATTATCTACCGTGCTTCTTTTTGTAGAAGGGAGAATGACTGCAGTATGGAAATCTATTTGCAATTTATTAGTAAAAATAGCAGTTAAGAATATTTGTAAGCTTACGCAATTTAAAACTATATTTCACGTAGAAATCTTTATATTGTTATCAAGAAACGTCCGTCCACATTGAAAGTCGACAACGTTCTGAAGATAACTGGCCAGTTATCGGGTGGTATCTGTTTGCATTCCTTAGACGGACGCCTTGCAGTCAATTAGGGAGAAATGATACTAATTATCGTAACCAGTAAGGCCATATCACGCCATATGCATATCAGTTGCCGTAGCATGGCACCTAACAACTCAGCTGACGCgataaaagaataaaatgcTTTTTTATCGTGTAGCTAAcaaaactcacgactatattccaatagggtagtcagaggtacatccattgcaagatgaactaagcaaatcacctcaccgagctttctattagaccaacgtgatggtgaGCTGtaggccaactgggcaccctcaggccttaaattttgtaccgggtgagagcccttagcccttaatcaggtgatcagcctgtaatgtcctaacaaaactagggatcacgaagtgattttttgtgatttgtccccaccgggattcgaacccgagacctctggatcgtgagcacaacgctcgaccacggaggccgttattatgtgataagtgagtgagtcagtgacTTTTCGCTTTTACATACAATATTAAGTATACTCAGACTAGCTTTtgtccgcgacttcgtccgcgtggcgtgttataaaagagagatctttgtgtgtgtgggagtgcatgtcaaatttcaagcatctaacttatgcagtttagatttttttatacaacatttttttcccgctcccatttttaaaaatacagccataactaaactttatatttactaaggtatgcatgcatgctagattgaaaacatctactcgtatcttacgcggtttagattttttcatacaaatgttttttcccgctaattccccgttcccgtgggaatttcgggaatgcctttcttagtgcacctctacggtacctaagctaggtcccttccaaatttcaagtgcctacgtttagccgtttaggctgtgcgttgatatgtcagtcagtaagtcagtcagtttctccttttatatatgtatatttagatATAGATTATGTACTCACAATGAACGCCAATGAGCATCTTCTCAATTCCACCTTTATAACACTCAAACGCCCGAGCATACTCCTTCATATCTTCGTACCTGGCAGCTAGATTCAACATATATCCAGCTTCAAACACATAACTATCCTCCGTCTTGGTTTTACACTCAACATTTGACAGAGTCGATGACACTACACTTGTTGTTACACTTTTGCATGACACTCGCGAATCACTTCTCGTATAGGAATGTTCCGTGTTGAAGTTGCTGGATGTTGATTGGTTATCAGCCTCGTTCATGGTGTGGATGTCTTCGAAGTGAGACGTTGATGGTGCATCGAAGATGATCAGGTCAGGCAGGACGTTTTTTTTCACCATTGGTTTTGTGCTTTGGACTGACATCTGAGGAGACCAGAAGGGAAATGAGTTGCAAATACATACACAAATTCACGCCTGAGATCAGATGACTAATACGGTGGCCAGGGCTACAAGCAACAGGCTAGGTTTTAACTagacaaatcaattacttttctCTAAACGTCAAggcacgaaattacaatggaatttgtatgaaaaagcactgcCATCATAGgaactttcagacaatcgggtgatcagcctgcaatgtcctgacaAAACTATACTAtactcacaatgtgatttttgtgatatgtccccaccgggattcgaactcgggacctccggatcgtgagtccaaagcTCAACCAGCGGACCACGGAGCTCGacagtgtgttgtgtgtgttatTATCTCAACTAGCCTaaggtgtcccactgctgggcaaaggcctccatCCATTTCCACCAGGACTCTCTGCaatgcttcctccggccagccttccaggaaagcatccaagtcgtcgcgccatctttgcctcggtctgccacgcctgcgtctgtctctactcggagaccattctgtggtgatcttagctcACAGGTTGTTAGGCATGCGACAGACGTGACGTATTAtatgttaagtatatttattgctATGTCACCCACCTTATCCAGCTCATTGTAGAAGTCGCTGTCGATGCTGTCCAGCGAGCCGGCGGAGGGCGAGGGCGGCGAGGGCCCGCGAGGGCGCTCCACGGAGGCCGCGTGGTGCTCCGGGATGCGCGATATGAAGTCTATCTCGTCCGTTGACTGGTTCGGGTGGCGGGCTGGAGGGgcatatgcagggtgttagtgacatcgtaacgaaaactttaagggatgattcaggccagaATCATCAGACTCATGATCagaaaaatgctaaaccctataaaaagcaaaaaataacttatcccacatatgcttgcaagcaaactgaacgtgtaacattcctatcacacctaacaaacgacctgatgaccttgaagccCTGAACCGATTTGCACCAAACAtggctaagaacactctcgactgttATAcctttcaaagaaaaaaaaaccgcattaaaatcggatcatccgtttgggagctacgatactacagacagacacacatttacccacacacacagacacgtcaaacttataacaccccgtcgtttttgcgtcgggggttaaaaaagaaataatttaacaaGAATACCTACCAGTGTGGAGTGGGCTCCGCGTGTCCTCATCATCAGTGTGGTACTCGATGGGCGCGCACTCCTCAACCGGCAGCTGGAGGGACGACCGGATGGCGTTGATCACTCCCCCGGGGGGCGGCTCCGGCGCCGGGTAGCCGGTCTGCAAACATTCACATTTCCGTTAAAAATAGTTCTGAATCTCTGACAAccatactataaacaaatatctatcaaattaaatcaaatatactttattgcacagaactaaatttttttttatatgcacaagtattcccatgctgcactatcccgctatattacttaatattcaatatctcctatacttaaaggttgcctggaagagagacttagcaataaggccgcctattgtactaattctatttctcttttgttttgtattttgttttttcttgtttgtgcaataaagtatttgttatgttatgttatgttaaatttcaacagtcagacataacacatgactacagcacaatttgggcggccttattgctctagagcaatttcttccaggcaatcaccaaaaggaaacaaacatttacaaacaacttggatgcgggatggtgcaacaaaaatctaatctaatctatctatctactcagcctgtatccacccactgctgggtataccCAGCAGATactgctttccggcatacctcacaatgtcatccgaccaccgggctggtggtctgcctcgatatcgcataccattccttggccaccattcagtaacagccttagtccatcaatatataataataaaaaaaaactaaaaacaatcttaatcactacatagtataaaacaaagtcgctttttttgtccctctatatccctatgtacgcttaaatctttaaaactacgcaacggattttgatgcagtttttttCAGGAGGaaggtatatgtataataacatccattaaatagtggagaaatactgttatttttgaggtatttaatgtgatgtcgtaaataattaattttttcctcagcattgcatccgagcgaatggggcgggtcgctagtatgtTAATAAACGTATTTTCGCAAGATATTAGCGTTCCTAAGGCACAGCAAACGGTTTCGAAAAGCGAATTTTCTGGAAGTCTATATAAATAGAAAaggaaattgtttattataaaaggactccacacacaaagacaataacatcacttaaaaattaGTCTCgaggcggacgagacgttcgaaTGTAAATATTGtcgattcaatgtgtaactatgttacctactgactaAAGATAGTTTTTAACATGGTAAAGGaataccaggtatgctcaaaactaaCAGCTAGCATTCATACAACCCAGCGtagccatttcgtaaaaaaataaattacctactgtatgggacatacctaatagtctaccatttatggtcagtcacatctctagcgcgagcaagccaacgcgtctcaatgtttggatcttgtaattaaattaatatcctaagtaatacagttcattctattgtttgtgtggggttttattaaaattaccagcgctccctacacccacgttcaatgtttttaatttactttgcaaaaaaaatttgtacttttagtaaaaggtttacatacagttttaatgttttttttatgtgacaaataatagtaattaaatacattagtcagtaattcacttaattttcaataatatacgtccttggaattttgggagataccaattgaattgTAACACTTACCTCAtgaatgggctagcaatggcggcttgtcataggattgagcaaacctggtcttcttataccatggtttttaGTTTGAATATGGAGTGGTTGATTGAATACAGGTGTAACAATATTGCACAAAaacgaaatacaaaacaaaaaagaaatagaaagcgcacaacaggcggccttattgctaagtagcaatctctaccAGGCAACCAttgagtataggagatatttaatattatatagcataatgtatgtgtgtgtggtgtaagtgtta
This window harbors:
- the LOC126377519 gene encoding ribosomal protein S6 kinase-like 1, coding for MSKDKWVRRFSVDETSRHKNGFTIYKITSVLFPIQSPEAMTVVSVWKRYSDVQRLHASMRGLHAGLHLRGTFPTLPKYSFFKRFQQEVIDERAKVIKTVLEFIAEHKLLFTSTDFVNFLQTGYPAPEPPPGGVINAIRSSLQLPVEECAPIEYHTDDEDTRSPLHTARHPNQSTDEIDFISRIPEHHAASVERPRGPSPPSPSAGSLDSIDSDFYNELDKMSVQSTKPMVKKNVLPDLIIFDAPSTSHFEDIHTMNEADNQSTSSNFNTEHSYTRSDSRVSCKSVTTSVVSSTLSNVECKTKTEDSYVFEAGYMLNLAARYEDMKEYARAFECYKGGIEKMLIGVHSDTDSQRRALIKEKTNKYLSYAESLYKNHLCDGEQSLLQEALPRRRLHCPLPACMLRRPYAELALYRVIAVLGSNIMLVLHRAEQTCYAMKVIQKIPNNLTEFDEYFLQNTNETRQPILPTVIPYMVPLHSYIETNNLIFLILAYAPGEKLFDYIKNYAKSIPNTPQREVNLENVFTEPKNKRGDVENENVDSINKVENVKSATDSEISIIANIDEVDTSNNNKTDNYDNMDVSEIVLNSQKLLKNVDKVLSEVSIVGDKPVEEEDVKIQVVSDREEVKVQNVGKVERRVETPPINRAGRVLPAGAVRRWAAQLLTALESLHHCGVLCRDLNPSNILLGEGGQVILTYFTSYSDIEVTLSKLHRPGVMLYVAPELYRYSCERDEVTDVRVCDYWSFGALMYRLLCGVPLSYYHRSVFTSHTILQLPDGLTVEEQSLLTQLLTYEPSERLGAGKDGIEEIKRHPYFKQIDWAQVYDSWTVPE